One Streptomyces sp. NBC_00223 genomic window carries:
- a CDS encoding DUF317 domain-containing protein translates to MPYTANAYPWAEYHVTPRYLAGSSGTGDAGFAPVAHWPHHHLDEGPCQLLVTSPDGRIRIGWFGDDFELWKVTAAEDAVSAPRWTATFNHVTPAEIVAGLTTALARDYAETDAAEGNARFLNRPSLYWADRIQPLTDAGWTYDGAAERGTVEIIAPDQQAGVLIDNRLSGWDDETVTLWAGPPGWGTRAEAVFTARTPSHLIAATAAAMADPAPVVRERHAIDRAMEHLVTLTPVHPSAPAAPRAPTPLDVRRTAVTQAVQRAVQTRQTPADLRVRAARSRTAIPASNRSASPGPTPGSSPPASRPAPARHR, encoded by the coding sequence ATGCCGTACACGGCAAACGCCTATCCGTGGGCCGAGTACCACGTAACGCCCCGCTACCTGGCCGGGTCCAGCGGAACCGGAGACGCCGGCTTCGCACCCGTCGCCCACTGGCCGCACCACCACCTGGACGAAGGCCCCTGCCAGCTCCTGGTCACCTCACCCGACGGACGCATCCGCATCGGCTGGTTCGGCGACGACTTCGAGCTGTGGAAAGTCACCGCGGCCGAGGACGCCGTCTCCGCGCCCCGCTGGACCGCGACCTTCAACCACGTCACCCCGGCAGAGATCGTCGCCGGACTCACCACCGCCCTGGCCCGCGACTACGCCGAAACCGACGCCGCCGAGGGCAACGCCCGCTTCCTGAACCGCCCGTCGCTGTACTGGGCCGACCGCATCCAGCCTCTGACCGATGCCGGCTGGACGTACGACGGCGCGGCCGAGCGCGGCACAGTCGAGATCATCGCCCCCGATCAGCAAGCGGGCGTTCTGATCGACAACCGCCTCTCGGGCTGGGATGACGAGACCGTGACGCTGTGGGCCGGGCCCCCGGGCTGGGGCACCCGCGCGGAGGCCGTCTTCACCGCCCGCACCCCCTCCCACCTGATCGCCGCCACCGCCGCCGCCATGGCCGACCCGGCGCCGGTAGTCCGGGAACGCCATGCGATCGACCGCGCCATGGAGCACCTGGTCACCCTCACTCCCGTCCACCCCTCCGCACCGGCAGCCCCGCGGGCACCGACGCCGCTCGATGTGCGCCGCACTGCCGTCACCCAGGCCGTCCAACGCGCCGTACAAACCCGCCAGACTCCGGCTGACCTCCGCGTCCGGGCCGCCCGCAGCCGCACCGCGATCCCGGCATCCAACCGGTCGGCCAGTCCCGGGCCAACCCCCGGGTCCAGCCCGCCGGCCAGCCGGCCGGCCCCGGCTCGCCACCGCTGA
- a CDS encoding DUF317 domain-containing protein — protein sequence MVYDPNGERWREFHVTPRYLAGPTETGEPALRPLLGQGWTRTHDKLGNIYADAPDQRVRLGYLPEGEDDALWKITAYSDSFATARWLVTFQDSAPTEIVAGFTTALAAAYAQGPDSYLHYSDDYQAVMNVIAPLAAAGWSQRFGIDDVFTVRSPDGLAEVQLRRSLLDHDDEMTGYQERWLTLAGPPGNQWYATASSLTPEGLVAAMNTALTDPAPLIRYGDDLRHLPPQATATPVTPIVPTLLDILRAHAANARTTFALPGTATRPVIPGPHQPPAPQHPQHPGPGR from the coding sequence ATGGTCTACGACCCCAACGGCGAGCGGTGGCGCGAGTTCCACGTCACGCCCCGCTACCTCGCCGGACCCACCGAAACCGGCGAACCCGCACTTCGCCCCCTGCTCGGCCAGGGCTGGACCCGGACCCACGACAAGCTGGGCAACATCTATGCCGACGCCCCGGACCAGCGGGTCCGGCTCGGGTATCTGCCCGAAGGCGAGGACGACGCACTGTGGAAGATCACCGCGTACTCCGACTCCTTCGCCACGGCCCGCTGGCTGGTCACCTTCCAGGACAGCGCCCCGACCGAGATCGTCGCGGGCTTCACCACCGCGCTCGCCGCCGCCTACGCCCAGGGCCCGGACTCCTACCTCCACTACAGCGACGACTACCAAGCGGTGATGAACGTCATCGCTCCGCTGGCGGCGGCCGGGTGGAGCCAGCGCTTCGGAATCGACGACGTCTTCACCGTCCGCTCCCCGGACGGCCTGGCCGAGGTCCAACTGCGCCGCAGCCTGCTCGACCACGACGACGAGATGACGGGGTACCAGGAGCGCTGGCTCACCCTTGCCGGCCCGCCCGGCAACCAGTGGTACGCCACCGCCTCCTCCCTCACTCCCGAGGGCCTGGTCGCGGCGATGAACACTGCCCTGACCGACCCCGCCCCGCTCATCCGCTACGGCGACGACCTGCGGCACCTGCCGCCACAGGCAACCGCGACCCCGGTCACGCCCATCGTGCCGACACTGCTGGACATCCTCCGCGCCCACGCCGCCAACGCCCGTACCACCTTCGCGCTGCCCGGCACGGCCACCCGGCCCGTCATCCCGGGACCACACCAGCCCCCCGCTCCGCAACACCCGCAGCACCCCGGGCCGGGCCGCTGA
- a CDS encoding DUF317 domain-containing protein: MNTTGSNLPALFRPVAAQRPSLAGDGSAEPVLSLLSERGWTIVDTPEANAHCTSPDGRIYVGWLPEDQAAWRRGTVWTIQATPAEADAKPWVQEFGPNVPSRAVAAFLEALTGHADH, encoded by the coding sequence TTGAACACCACCGGCAGCAACCTTCCCGCCCTCTTCCGCCCCGTCGCCGCCCAGCGCCCCTCACTGGCCGGCGACGGCAGCGCCGAGCCCGTGCTCAGCCTGCTCAGCGAGCGCGGCTGGACGATCGTGGACACCCCGGAAGCCAACGCGCACTGCACCAGCCCGGACGGACGGATCTACGTCGGCTGGCTGCCGGAGGACCAGGCCGCCTGGCGGCGCGGCACCGTCTGGACCATCCAGGCCACCCCCGCCGAAGCCGACGCGAAGCCCTGGGTGCAGGAGTTCGGCCCGAACGTGCCGAGCCGGGCCGTCGCCGCCTTCCTCGAAGCGCTGACCGGCCACGCCGACCACTGA
- a CDS encoding esterase, whose amino-acid sequence MPNDTGGALVRRISGLPNGPLDVAWLPTSATRLPLGRIRLRWEPAPRAGWTVHAHLGLATTEVLLARWPTAPDDWPTLIRPTLYEVTGLCHALALATTALDLSNRLAEI is encoded by the coding sequence ATGCCGAACGACACCGGCGGCGCGCTCGTCCGCCGTATCTCCGGCCTTCCCAACGGCCCGCTCGACGTCGCCTGGCTCCCCACCAGCGCCACCAGACTCCCCCTCGGCCGCATCCGCCTGCGCTGGGAACCCGCTCCCCGCGCGGGCTGGACCGTCCACGCCCACCTCGGCCTCGCCACCACCGAAGTCCTCCTCGCCCGCTGGCCCACCGCCCCCGACGACTGGCCCACCCTGATACGCCCCACCCTCTACGAGGTCACCGGCCTGTGCCACGCCCTCGCTCTGGCCACCACCGCCCTGGACCTGTCCAACCGCCTCGCCGAGATCTGA